A window of Candidatus Edwardsbacteria bacterium genomic DNA:
GATAAAGACAAGGCATATTACGGATATGTCAGGACGGACATCATGTCCTTGATCCCCGGCCAGGGGCTGAAAGTGCTTGATATCGGCTGCGGCAAAGGCACCACCTTGATGGAATTGAAGAAATCGGGGAAGGCGGCCCAGGCGGTCGGAATAGAGATCAACGATGGCGCGATAGCGGCCACCAGGCATCTGCTGGACGATGTG
This region includes:
- a CDS encoding class I SAM-dependent methyltransferase; protein product: MSDQAGNLYKDKDKAYYGYVRTDIMSLIPGQGLKVLDIGCGKGTTLMELKKSGKAAQAVGIEINDGAIAATRHLLDDVIIGNIENIEIDYPDGHFDVIIMADVLEHLVDPWGAIR